The following coding sequences lie in one Mycobacterium sp. DL440 genomic window:
- a CDS encoding ester cyclase yields MADNQNKAISRRVWEVFASGELSELDDLVAPGAAYHDTQDPFGDQRGPQHMRSLIEMYRKSFSNMKFDIKMQVAEGDYVCTMIEAQGDNTGEIMGQPATGKHARINLTDTTRIEDGKIAENWVTWDTLGMLQQLGLIPAGAQQTAPA; encoded by the coding sequence ATGGCCGATAATCAGAACAAGGCGATTTCCCGACGAGTGTGGGAGGTATTCGCCTCCGGTGAACTGAGTGAGCTGGACGATCTCGTCGCTCCAGGTGCCGCCTATCACGACACACAGGATCCCTTCGGGGACCAGCGTGGCCCCCAGCACATGAGGAGCCTCATCGAGATGTATCGGAAGTCGTTCTCCAACATGAAGTTCGACATCAAGATGCAAGTCGCCGAGGGCGATTACGTCTGCACGATGATCGAGGCGCAGGGCGACAACACCGGTGAGATCATGGGACAGCCGGCCACCGGCAAGCACGCCCGTATCAACCTGACCGACACCACGCGGATCGAAGACGGCAAGATCGCCGAGAATTGGGTCACCTGGGACACCCTCGGCATGCTGCAGCAGCTCGGCCTGATCCCCGCAGGCGCGCAACAAACAGCGCCCGCCTGA
- a CDS encoding DUF1707 domain-containing protein, translating into MSTSAPQDRSMRAADTDRIQVAQLLTDAAAAGRLPMNEYEDRLAKAYAAQTYDDLARLSRDLPGAVNCSASQCRPAPSTLLLAIMSGFERRGRWNVPKKLTTFALFGGGVVDLRYADFTAPDVDVRTYSIFGGQTILVPSEVNVDVDGVGVMGNFDHSVDGAGTSGAPRVHIRGFSLWGSVSVKRRKRRNQID; encoded by the coding sequence ATGAGCACTTCAGCGCCGCAGGACCGGTCGATGCGGGCTGCCGACACCGACCGCATCCAGGTGGCGCAGCTGCTCACGGATGCTGCCGCCGCGGGCCGGCTGCCGATGAACGAATACGAGGACCGGCTAGCAAAGGCCTACGCGGCGCAGACCTATGACGATCTGGCCCGGCTCAGCCGCGACCTTCCCGGCGCGGTGAACTGTTCGGCCAGCCAGTGTCGCCCCGCCCCGTCGACGCTGCTACTGGCGATCATGAGTGGGTTCGAGCGCCGCGGCCGATGGAACGTGCCGAAAAAGCTGACGACGTTCGCACTCTTCGGTGGCGGAGTGGTCGATCTGCGCTACGCCGATTTCACCGCACCCGACGTCGATGTCCGCACCTATTCGATCTTCGGCGGGCAGACCATCCTGGTACCATCCGAGGTGAATGTGGATGTCGATGGTGTGGGCGTGATGGGGAACTTCGATCACAGCGTCGACGGGGCCGGCACGTCCGGGGCACCGCGGGTCCACATCCGCGGTTTCTCCCTGTGGGGCAGCGTCAGCGTCAAACGCAGGAAGCGCCGTAACCAGATCGATTGA
- a CDS encoding VWA domain-containing protein, with the protein MADPGRAHGHTSRYSRYTGGPDPLAPPIDLRDALEQIGQSVMEGSSPRRALSELMRRGTEGMRGTDRLAAEANRKRRELLQRHNLDGTLQEIKKLLDEAVLAERKELARALDDNARFGELQMEALSPSPAKAVQELADYDWRSPEARQKYEQIKDLLGREMLDQRFAGMKDALENATDEDRQRVNDMLDDLNDLLDKHAQGNDSPEDFQNFMDKHGEYFPEDPQNIDELLDALAKRAAAAQRFRNSLSAEQRAELDALAQQAFGSPSLMNALNRLDSHLQAARPGEDWNGSERFSGGDPLGMGEGAQALSDIGELEQLADALSQSYAGASMDDVDLEALARQLGDDAAIDARTLSELEKALVNQGFIDRGSDGQWRLSPKAMRQLGQTALRDVAQQLSGRHGERDTRRAGAAGELTGATRPWQFGDTEPWNVTRTVTNAVLRQAGTGTVERPIRFAVEDVEISETETRTQACVALLVDTSFSMVMENRWLPMKRTALALNHLVSTRFRSDELQIIAFGRYARTVTAGELTGLEGVYEQGTNLHHALALASRHLRRHPNAQPVVLVVTDGEPTAHLEDFGNGEGSSVFFDYPPHPRTIAHTVRGFDEVARLGAQVTIFRLGSDPGLARFIDQVARRVQGRVVVPDLDGLGAAVVGDYLHSRRR; encoded by the coding sequence ATGGCTGATCCCGGTCGGGCGCACGGGCACACCTCGCGGTATTCGCGATACACAGGTGGCCCCGACCCGCTGGCACCGCCGATCGATCTGCGCGATGCGCTCGAGCAGATCGGTCAGAGCGTCATGGAGGGCAGCTCGCCGCGCCGCGCGCTCTCGGAGCTGATGCGTCGCGGCACCGAGGGCATGCGTGGCACCGATCGGCTGGCCGCCGAGGCCAACCGCAAACGCCGGGAGTTGTTGCAGCGGCACAACCTTGACGGCACCCTGCAGGAGATCAAGAAGCTGCTCGACGAGGCTGTGCTCGCCGAGCGCAAGGAGCTGGCCCGCGCCCTCGACGACAACGCACGGTTCGGCGAACTGCAGATGGAGGCGCTCTCGCCGTCACCGGCCAAGGCCGTACAGGAGCTCGCCGATTACGACTGGCGCAGCCCCGAGGCGCGACAGAAGTACGAGCAGATCAAGGATCTGCTGGGCCGCGAGATGCTGGATCAGCGTTTCGCCGGCATGAAGGATGCGTTGGAGAACGCCACCGACGAGGACCGGCAGCGGGTCAACGACATGCTCGATGACCTCAACGATCTGCTGGACAAGCACGCTCAGGGGAATGACTCGCCTGAGGACTTTCAGAACTTCATGGACAAGCACGGCGAGTACTTCCCGGAAGATCCGCAGAACATCGACGAACTGTTGGATGCGTTGGCCAAGCGCGCCGCCGCCGCGCAGCGGTTCCGCAACAGCCTGTCGGCCGAGCAGCGAGCCGAGCTGGATGCCTTGGCGCAGCAGGCTTTCGGTTCACCGTCGTTGATGAACGCATTGAACCGGCTCGACTCGCACCTCCAGGCTGCCCGCCCCGGTGAGGACTGGAACGGTTCGGAACGGTTCTCCGGCGGCGACCCGCTGGGCATGGGGGAGGGCGCTCAGGCGCTGTCCGACATCGGCGAGTTGGAGCAGCTGGCCGACGCACTGTCGCAGAGCTACGCCGGGGCGTCGATGGACGACGTCGATCTGGAGGCGCTGGCCCGCCAGCTCGGCGACGACGCCGCGATCGACGCCCGCACCCTGTCCGAGCTGGAGAAGGCCCTGGTCAACCAGGGCTTCATCGACCGCGGCTCCGATGGGCAGTGGCGGCTTTCGCCCAAGGCCATGCGGCAGCTCGGCCAGACCGCTCTGCGTGATGTGGCCCAACAGCTTTCGGGCCGGCACGGCGAGCGGGACACCCGTCGCGCCGGCGCGGCCGGGGAATTGACCGGGGCCACCCGGCCCTGGCAGTTCGGCGACACCGAGCCGTGGAACGTCACCCGCACGGTGACCAACGCGGTGCTGCGCCAAGCGGGCACCGGGACGGTGGAACGGCCCATTCGGTTCGCGGTCGAGGATGTGGAGATCTCGGAGACCGAGACCCGCACCCAGGCGTGTGTGGCGCTGCTGGTGGACACCTCGTTCTCGATGGTGATGGAGAACCGCTGGCTGCCGATGAAGCGCACGGCGCTGGCGCTCAACCATCTGGTCAGTACCCGGTTCCGGTCAGATGAGTTGCAGATCATCGCCTTTGGCCGGTACGCCCGCACCGTGACCGCGGGTGAGCTGACGGGTCTGGAGGGCGTGTACGAGCAGGGCACCAACTTGCACCACGCGCTGGCCCTGGCGTCGCGGCATCTGCGTCGCCACCCCAACGCCCAGCCGGTGGTGCTGGTGGTGACCGATGGCGAGCCCACCGCACATCTGGAGGATTTCGGGAATGGCGAGGGTTCGTCCGTGTTTTTTGATTACCCGCCCCACCCGCGCACCATTGCCCATACCGTGCGTGGCTTTGACGAGGTGGCCCGCCTCGGCGCACAGGTGACGATCTTCCGGCTGGGCTCCGATCCCGGTCTGGCCCGGTTCATCGACCAGGTGGCCCGCCGCGTGCAGGGCCGGGTGGTGGTGCCTGATCTCGATGGCCTGGGCGCAGCCGTCGTCGGCGACTACCTGCACTCGCGTCGCCGCTAG
- a CDS encoding NADP-dependent oxidoreductase, whose amino-acid sequence MRAIIQHEWDGPDSVRLVEVPEPHPAPTEVKVRVHAAGVNPVDYYTSGGLAYNRVLDLPFIHGWDVAGVVEEVGYGVSRFRVGDRVFGMPWFPRQAGGYAEFVTAPSRHFASIPTGLSFAEAAALPLAGLTAWQMLIDVARLAPGERVLVSAAAGGVGHLAVQIAKAHGAYVIGTARAAKHDFIRSMGADEVLDYTTTPVHEVVTDVDVVIQMFGGAAGRDALHCLREGGSLVSAQAAWTPGLFDQARESHVHAYDYLVEPDAAGLQSIAELVTDGRLRVHVAAQYPLSEAAQALKVIGDGRTSGKIVLIVEQ is encoded by the coding sequence ATGCGCGCCATCATCCAGCACGAATGGGACGGCCCAGACTCCGTGCGCCTGGTCGAGGTGCCGGAACCTCATCCCGCCCCCACCGAAGTGAAGGTTCGGGTCCACGCCGCGGGAGTCAACCCCGTCGACTACTACACAAGCGGAGGCCTGGCCTACAACCGCGTGCTCGACCTGCCCTTCATCCACGGTTGGGACGTGGCCGGGGTGGTCGAAGAGGTCGGCTATGGCGTCAGTCGGTTCCGGGTCGGCGACCGCGTGTTCGGAATGCCGTGGTTTCCCCGGCAGGCCGGCGGGTACGCCGAATTCGTCACCGCGCCGTCCCGCCACTTCGCCTCCATCCCAACCGGACTCAGCTTCGCCGAGGCAGCGGCGCTCCCGCTGGCCGGGTTGACCGCGTGGCAGATGCTCATCGACGTGGCCCGCCTGGCACCCGGCGAGCGTGTTCTGGTCTCCGCGGCTGCGGGCGGCGTGGGCCATCTTGCAGTGCAGATCGCCAAGGCGCACGGCGCGTACGTCATCGGCACCGCCCGCGCTGCCAAGCACGACTTCATCCGCAGCATGGGCGCCGACGAGGTGCTGGACTACACGACGACTCCGGTCCACGAAGTCGTCACCGACGTGGATGTCGTGATCCAGATGTTCGGCGGCGCTGCCGGACGTGACGCCTTGCACTGCCTCCGCGAGGGTGGCTCCCTGGTCAGCGCTCAAGCCGCCTGGACACCCGGTCTTTTCGACCAGGCTCGCGAGTCGCATGTCCACGCATACGACTACCTCGTCGAGCCCGACGCGGCCGGCCTGCAGTCCATCGCCGAGCTCGTGACGGACGGGCGACTACGGGTACACGTCGCCGCCCAGTACCCGTTATCGGAAGCGGCACAGGCACTGAAGGTGATCGGTGATGGCCGCACCAGCGGCAAGATCGTGCTCATCGTCGAGCAGTAG
- a CDS encoding SDR family oxidoreductase, which produces MPRTVLVTGATGSLGHHVVPEAIDAGHQVRALSRRERVGYTGVHWHQADLLSPGSLDAALDDVDVVVHCATQPTGGKDVRAARNLIEAVRRKGVEHLVYISIVGVDDIPLPYYKTKLRVEQALETSGVGHTILRATQFHELIEKMFSAQRFSPVLWALRDVRFQPIDTRDVAARLVALIDSEPSGRVPDIGGPSVHSHPELGQMYLSAHNSVRRVARFTIPGRIVAGYRSGANLTPENAVEGVSFQDYLGTGG; this is translated from the coding sequence ATGCCACGCACTGTGCTCGTCACCGGGGCGACCGGCAGTCTCGGTCACCATGTGGTGCCTGAGGCGATCGATGCCGGTCATCAGGTCCGCGCATTGAGCCGCCGTGAGCGGGTCGGTTACACGGGCGTGCACTGGCATCAGGCCGACCTGCTGTCCCCCGGCAGTTTGGATGCCGCACTCGACGACGTGGACGTCGTCGTCCATTGCGCCACGCAACCCACCGGAGGCAAGGACGTCCGTGCGGCCAGGAACCTGATCGAGGCCGTACGACGCAAAGGCGTCGAGCATCTCGTCTATATCTCGATCGTGGGTGTCGACGACATCCCGTTGCCCTACTACAAGACCAAGCTCCGGGTCGAGCAGGCGCTCGAGACGTCCGGGGTCGGGCACACGATCCTGCGTGCGACGCAGTTCCACGAGCTAATCGAAAAGATGTTCTCGGCGCAGCGATTTTCGCCCGTTTTGTGGGCGTTACGCGACGTCCGATTCCAGCCGATCGACACCCGGGATGTGGCCGCCCGACTGGTCGCGCTGATCGATTCCGAGCCGTCCGGGCGGGTGCCCGACATCGGCGGCCCCAGCGTCCACAGTCACCCAGAATTGGGACAGATGTATCTGTCAGCACACAACAGCGTGCGCCGGGTGGCCAGATTCACGATCCCCGGCCGGATCGTCGCCGGTTACAGGTCGGGGGCCAATCTGACCCCGGAAAATGCGGTCGAGGGCGTTTCCTTCCAGGACTATCTGGGCACCGGCGGATAG
- a CDS encoding PE-PPE domain-containing protein → MSQPTPPRLHTAKTAATAAAIVATTAALTAGVASSAPEALAAHNRSVQADVELTAGVGQVPDIVGIYGVGPIFWTAQALGITPENVIKAAGGLTGNTALADTVIGLLNFLDAVSPVEAGVKGPLPSDAYDAVKDLDYTTTGLAQMLGLDDNVITKKFLDWVVNQAPILNQRRDIILSESLGGLTTSLAYRDMIEAVTSDSDDWEVGVTGQWLIFVNNPSRPGGGLFALATPFTNLFGVNFTTPDAGSYTNADVTKVLNTSILDITWAYNPLSDVPTTLNPLSWANSAAAGVFLTYLLPDEDNNIGNHVLPQLVAGILDGTKVMIDPTGGQGLDMLPGWKKFVDSLDWIPVVRDFLNDVTNATKFPGNATYITYDSGNLPLLEPFRMAPHLLNLVPGVDIPTPLTDSIEPALRKLVNMGYQDVDPNTLERTFGEAGDQAYLWHSPLTPTQQLAANQIVFDALIDGIQDNALNPDAWSAKLPGANLEPIVKNAVSVAVAKALSDALEAVQKGADPVFDAVEKGLAPVTHALDDANAQMEAAIDNMLKVNGSTANKKSGTQSINSLPSTGSQLKTLSIEAPDTDTDAKPAPLKDALNNLGLDQDSLKDNEVSKNITKLSDSVKTKAKARHATDANNPLKKSVKETIAKVDKAGKDTVKKLDKTADDTKAKVKESKKQANNAKAEKKAKSAA, encoded by the coding sequence ATGTCACAGCCCACTCCTCCCCGTCTGCACACCGCCAAAACAGCAGCCACCGCGGCGGCAATCGTCGCGACTACGGCAGCGCTGACCGCGGGCGTCGCATCCTCCGCGCCAGAGGCGTTGGCAGCCCACAACCGCAGTGTGCAAGCGGATGTCGAGCTGACGGCCGGCGTCGGCCAGGTCCCCGATATCGTCGGGATCTACGGGGTCGGCCCGATCTTCTGGACCGCGCAAGCCCTCGGAATCACGCCCGAGAACGTGATCAAGGCCGCCGGCGGGCTGACCGGCAACACGGCGTTGGCCGACACCGTCATCGGGCTGCTGAACTTCCTCGACGCCGTGTCGCCGGTCGAGGCCGGCGTCAAGGGCCCGCTGCCCAGTGATGCGTACGACGCGGTCAAGGATCTTGACTACACCACCACCGGTTTGGCTCAGATGCTCGGCCTGGACGACAACGTCATCACAAAGAAGTTTCTCGACTGGGTGGTCAACCAAGCCCCCATATTGAATCAGCGTCGCGACATCATCCTGTCCGAGAGCCTGGGTGGGCTCACCACCTCACTCGCCTACCGCGACATGATCGAGGCCGTCACATCCGACAGCGACGATTGGGAGGTCGGGGTCACCGGCCAGTGGCTGATCTTCGTCAACAACCCCAGCCGGCCGGGTGGGGGATTATTCGCGCTGGCAACACCTTTCACCAACCTGTTCGGAGTCAACTTCACCACGCCGGACGCGGGCAGCTACACCAACGCTGATGTGACCAAGGTCCTCAACACGTCGATCCTGGACATCACCTGGGCCTACAACCCGCTCTCGGATGTACCCACCACGCTGAATCCATTGTCGTGGGCCAACTCGGCCGCCGCCGGGGTGTTCCTGACCTATCTCCTGCCCGACGAGGACAACAACATCGGCAATCACGTGCTGCCGCAGCTCGTTGCCGGAATCCTCGACGGCACGAAAGTAATGATCGACCCTACTGGGGGTCAGGGCCTGGACATGCTTCCAGGGTGGAAGAAGTTCGTCGACAGCCTGGACTGGATCCCTGTCGTCCGCGATTTCCTGAACGATGTCACCAACGCCACCAAGTTCCCCGGCAACGCCACGTACATCACCTATGACTCGGGCAATCTCCCGTTGCTCGAGCCGTTCCGGATGGCCCCGCATCTACTCAACCTCGTTCCGGGCGTTGACATCCCGACCCCGCTGACCGACAGCATCGAGCCTGCGCTGCGGAAGCTGGTCAACATGGGGTACCAGGACGTCGACCCCAACACCCTGGAGCGCACATTCGGTGAAGCCGGCGACCAGGCGTACCTGTGGCACTCCCCGCTCACCCCGACCCAGCAGCTGGCCGCCAACCAGATTGTGTTCGACGCGTTGATCGACGGTATCCAGGACAACGCCCTGAACCCGGACGCCTGGAGCGCAAAACTGCCGGGCGCGAACCTCGAGCCGATCGTGAAGAACGCGGTGTCGGTGGCAGTCGCCAAAGCGCTGTCTGACGCCTTGGAGGCCGTGCAGAAGGGTGCCGACCCGGTCTTCGATGCCGTCGAGAAGGGTCTGGCCCCGGTCACCCATGCGCTCGATGACGCGAATGCTCAGATGGAAGCCGCCATCGACAACATGCTGAAGGTCAACGGCTCCACCGCCAACAAGAAGTCGGGCACCCAGTCGATCAACTCCCTCCCGTCGACCGGCAGCCAGTTGAAGACGTTGAGCATCGAGGCGCCCGATACGGACACCGATGCCAAGCCCGCACCGCTCAAGGACGCGCTCAACAACCTTGGTCTGGACCAGGATTCGTTGAAGGACAACGAGGTCTCCAAGAACATCACGAAGCTCTCGGACTCCGTGAAGACCAAGGCCAAGGCCCGTCATGCCACCGACGCGAACAATCCGCTCAAAAAGTCGGTGAAAGAGACCATCGCCAAAGTGGACAAGGCCGGCAAGGACACGGTCAAGAAGCTCGACAAAACGGCCGATGACACCAAGGCGAAGGTCAAGGAGTCGAAGAAGCAGGCCAACAATGCGAAGGCCGAGAAGAAAGCCAAGTCGGCCGCGTAA
- a CDS encoding sigma 54-interacting transcriptional regulator, which yields MSQPKDLPRTVGELRASGHRERGVKVEIRENLLSALADRRDVWPGILGFDDTVIPQLERALIAGHDVVLLGERGQGKTRLLRALTGLLDEWTPVIAGSELGEHPYSPITPESIRRAADSGDDLPIEWRHRSERYTEKLATPDTSVADLVGDIDPIKVAEGRSLGDPETIAYGLIPRAHRGIVAVNELPDLAERIQVSMLNVMEERDIQVRGYTLRLPLDVLVVASANPEDYTNRGRIITPLKDRFGAEIRTHYPLEIDDEVGVIRQEAQLAAEVPEYLLGVLARFARNLRESSSIDQRSGVSARFAIAAAETVAASARHRSAILGEDDPVARVADLSTVIDVLRGKLEFESGEEGREQAVLEHLLRRATADTAQRLLGGIDVAPLVAAVEEGSPVTTGERVSAKDVLAALPDLAVVDALASRLGAVSVGQRAAAIELALEALYLAKRVDKVTGEGETVYG from the coding sequence GTGAGCCAACCCAAGGATCTGCCTCGTACCGTCGGTGAGCTGCGCGCCTCCGGCCACCGTGAGCGGGGCGTCAAAGTCGAAATTCGGGAGAATCTGCTTTCTGCACTCGCCGACCGCCGCGACGTGTGGCCGGGGATCCTGGGATTTGATGACACTGTGATCCCGCAGCTGGAGCGGGCGTTGATCGCCGGGCACGACGTGGTGCTGCTCGGGGAGCGCGGCCAGGGCAAGACGCGGCTGCTGCGGGCACTGACGGGGCTGCTCGACGAGTGGACGCCGGTGATCGCCGGGTCTGAGCTGGGTGAGCATCCGTACAGCCCGATCACGCCGGAGTCGATCCGCCGGGCCGCCGATTCCGGCGACGATCTGCCGATCGAGTGGCGTCACCGCAGTGAGCGTTACACCGAGAAGCTGGCCACCCCGGACACCAGCGTGGCCGATCTCGTCGGCGACATCGATCCGATCAAGGTGGCCGAGGGTCGCAGCCTGGGTGACCCGGAAACGATCGCCTACGGGCTGATCCCGCGGGCCCACCGCGGCATCGTGGCCGTCAACGAGCTGCCCGACCTGGCCGAGCGGATTCAGGTGTCGATGCTCAACGTGATGGAGGAGCGCGACATCCAGGTCCGCGGCTACACGTTGCGGCTGCCGCTCGACGTCCTCGTCGTCGCGAGCGCCAATCCCGAGGACTACACGAACCGCGGCCGGATCATCACCCCGCTCAAGGACCGCTTCGGTGCTGAGATCCGCACGCATTACCCGTTGGAGATCGACGACGAGGTCGGGGTGATCCGCCAGGAGGCCCAGTTGGCCGCCGAGGTTCCGGAGTACCTGCTCGGTGTGCTGGCCCGGTTCGCCCGCAATCTGCGTGAGTCGAGCTCGATCGACCAGCGTTCCGGTGTGTCGGCCAGGTTCGCTATCGCTGCGGCCGAGACGGTGGCGGCCTCGGCGCGGCATCGCTCGGCAATCCTGGGCGAGGACGATCCGGTGGCTCGGGTGGCGGATCTGTCCACCGTGATCGACGTGCTGCGCGGCAAATTGGAGTTCGAGAGCGGCGAGGAGGGCCGCGAGCAGGCGGTGCTGGAGCACCTGCTGCGCCGCGCCACCGCCGACACTGCACAGCGACTGCTGGGCGGTATCGACGTCGCCCCGTTGGTGGCTGCGGTCGAGGAGGGTTCGCCGGTGACCACCGGTGAGCGGGTGTCGGCCAAGGACGTCCTGGCTGCCCTGCCGGATCTGGCCGTGGTCGACGCGCTCGCCTCCAGGTTGGGCGCCGTGTCGGTCGGTCAGCGGGCCGCGGCCATCGAATTGGCTTTGGAGGCGCTGTATCTGGCCAAGCGTGTCGACAAGGTGACCGGGGAGGGCGAGACCGTCTATGGCTGA